The following is a genomic window from Phaseolus vulgaris cultivar G19833 chromosome 6, P. vulgaris v2.0, whole genome shotgun sequence.
TCGTTACTGttagatattataaatattgcACTTTGTAgtaacaaataattttaaatttcattaataatGAGAATAACCTCTTTGATCATCTCTTTACTGTCAGAATGCTAAAGCGAAAGCATAGGGGTTTCTTACAAAAAAAACTGAAAGAAATACAAGATTCATTggatttaattttgaaattgaaaaatttatggaggtacaggaagaaactatggaggtggaggaagaagTACACAGTGGCTGAGTCCAAGAATGACAATGGTTTCTCATAAGAAATACTTCCAAATCACCCAATGTCTTATTTTAAGTCccattttaatttatagttaGTGAGATgccaaaaaataaatcaaactcaaaaaataaattgttaagtatttaaaacaaaataataaaataagtaacTTATTAGACTTTCTAAGACTTATTTAAGTCTAATTAATATAAGCATTACATGCCATATAGTATAATATCTTACATACAAGTTGTTGATTTAAGTAGTACATGAGATGAGTCCCATTTTTTAAATAAGGTTTCAGGTTTAACCCTTTCGATGGATAAAATATGATTGAAAGACCCACTAAGCATGTATTCAAACTTGTGACCTCACTCTAACTCCCCAACGTCTTATGTCTTAATTCCTCAACCTTCCAGTCATCAACATTGATGCTGAATTTCTATTTTTACGTCatgaaaaatatagtttttattcTCTAGGTACAATGACAAAGTCCATTGCGAAAGTCCCACGTAACACAAACTTAAGGCTGATATTGCAGCAGAATCGTTGCCACATAcatgttttaattttgaatttgaattattgTAGTACTATATATTACCAGCTATTCATATTTGTAGTAGTCATAGTACGTTGGCCAACATAAATTTCCACAACCTTGCGTCCAACACAGTCCAAATCTGCTAAATGCTAATTTTTCCCTTCTGTAGGCGAAGACCAACTTGATTTGCTTGGTCTGTCTGTTTTGTGGTCCAAGAAGTCTTTAAGTTTGGGGTGAAGTTCCAAGAAATGTCTTTTGGTAAATCTACGTCTCATGATTCTCCTAAAATAACAATAGTTGTCCCAACTTATTGGACTTTTCTAGCACTCTACTCTTGTAAATTAGTGGTGGATATGAATGTTCTGTCGGTATCTGTGTGGAGTGTATTAAGACGCGTTCCATCATTCTACATCAACACTTTCTTCCAAAGTTTTTGTTTACACACTACATTACTCATATTTACTTGATGTAGAATTTCAAATACATCCAGTTACGCCTAAGAATAAAATACCATTTAGATTGAAATGATTGTGTAAACTGGAGAATATGGAAAGTTTGCACAGTTATTTGCATAAGTCAATTCTCAGCTTGGGTATATAGATTTGTGATCAACACTTTTCACCTTATGAAGTCATGATAGTTAGTATTATTATGACATGGGTCCGAAGAACAACAGAAATGTAAAAAATCCATGTCTTGTACTGGTGTTGGATTCTTACGTCTTCACCTATTCTCGTTGTATGCTTTATATGGAATTATGTTGGGCAATACAAATGATTGAGTTCAAGGTACACAAGCGAATCTGTAGTGTCCTCATGCATGATATGATTCTAACCAtaactataataatataaataatcaaCTAATGAGATTTATTATCGTGCATGTAAGTACCCTTTGTTATAGGACGAAAGAGTGTTTGGCATGATTGAAGTGTGGATTCACATTTGGAATGAAAGTAATGTAACTAAAAAACTAATCCTATACTTAGATCTGCAACTTCTGCTTACCGCTGGTCCTCCTCACCATTACTTCCACGCAAGTTGGAACTAAAAGAATATCCCTTCCTTATTTTGGTGACAAGATTCCCAACTTTGTCTTATGTATGAAGTCAACATCTTCGTAACTGACAAAAGATTCAAGTTCCAGGTCCCCACCAGAATTCTTAGCATCCAACTACTATTAATTTCGCTATTACTGCCTTATTTTCCTCGAAATTTCACTATACGATATGTAATGGGACCGAGGCAGCCTGTACCCAAAAGTTCCAGCTGAAGGTTAAAATGTCATATAAGCAAAACATACAGAAGCAAAATGCATTTCCTTTCAACTAATCCTCAAGCACAAACAATGACTTTGCTCATCTTTTATTTTCTCATGTCCCTTGTTCTTATTAATGGCTACCAAGATGAAGCTACAAATGTACACAACAAGGTTATATCTGTTGGGGCAATCATAGATGTGAATTCTCGCATTGGGAAAGAACAGCAAGTAGCCATGGACATTGCAGCTCGAAGTTACAACAGCACTTCAAAGACCTACAAGTTGGCTCTCTATTTTCGGAACTCCACCAAGGATCCCATCCGAGCCATCACTCTTGGTTAGTAATATCTTGCATTGGCTAAGTAAAAATCTCAACTTTATATGCCTTCAGGTGAACTTTTTCAAAGGGCAATATGTATTTTAGATTCTTCAAGATTtgatcaaaatttgtttttagtctttctcttttaaaaatgaTGATGTTTAgtctttatatttataaaaagtgGTGGATTTTGTTCCTGATCCTGTATACATCATTTTGACTTAACCAAGAACGAAACCCATCATATTTTGGAAATGTGAGGACCAAAATGATTATGAATAGAATGTAGGAACTAAAATCAATTTTGACGAGATTTAAAAACACATCTCGCCCTTCCTTTATTCTGAAGAATTTGAGACCCTTTCTTGCAGCTGAAGAGATGATTAATAAGCAAAAGGTGCAAGTGATTATTGGGATGCACAGATGGTCAGAAGCAGCTCTAGTGGCTGAAACAGGAAGCCAAGCTCAAGTTCCTATCATAGCATTTGCAGAACCTACCATAACCCCACCGTTGATGACTAAGCGGTGGCCTTTTTTGGTGAGAATGACTAGAAGTGGTTTATCATATATCAAATGCATTGCAGATATAGTGAAAGCTTTTGGTTGGCAGAGAGTAGTAGCTATCTATGAAGATGATGCATATGGAGGTGATTATGGCATGCTAGCACTACTATCTGAGGCCCTCCAGAATGTGAGTTCATTGATTGATTATCACTTAGTTCTTCCACCTATTTCTTCTCTGCATGATCCAGGAGGGTTTATTCGTGAAGAGCTGTTGAAGTTGGTGCAAACCCAATCTCGCGTGTTCATTGTGCTGCAATCTTCATTAGAAATGGCTATCCATTTGTTTAAAGAAGCCTCAAAAATGGGACTGGTGGACAAAGAATCAGCCTGGATACTCCCAGAGAGCATAACAAATTTGCTGGACTCTGTCAACAAGTCTGCTATTTCCTATATGGATGGAGCTTTAGGAATCAAGACGTACTACTCCGAAATAAGCAGTGAGTACCAAGATTTTGAGGCTCAATTCAGGAGAACATTTTGGTCTAAGAATGTGGAGGAAGATAACCGCTACCCCGGATTTTATGCATTGCAAGCATATGATAGCATTAAAATTGTGACCCAAGCAGTGGACATAATGACCAGTAGAAACACTACCAACCCAAAGAAATTACTACGAGAAATACTGTCTACCAGTTTTCTTGGTTTAAGCGGTCATATTCAATTTGAAGATGGGGCACTCCAGAAGACTTCTATTTTAAGGATAGTAAATGTGGCTGGGAAGAGTTACAAGGAACTATGCTTTTGGAGTGAACAATATGGGTTCACCACAAACATCCCTACAGAAAAAGGTGGATATTCTGGTGCTGGTAATACAGAATGTTTCAGTGGTGTTCGATGGCCTGGGAATGTGAAGCACTATCCAAAAGGGTGGAACATGCCTACTGCACAAAATCCAATGAAAATTGCAGTCCGCAGCAGAACCTCTTTTTCCAAGTTTGTCAAGGTTGATTATGATCATAATGGTAATCCTGCAAATTATAGTGGATTTTGTATTGATATTTTTCAGAGTGTGCAAGGCCTTTTGGGGTATGACTTGCCATATAAGTATTATCCTATTGATGGAACCTATAATGATTTGGTTCAGCTTGTCTATAACAAGGTATCAAATTCTTTCCATTTTCATCTTCTTTagttttctacttttctttGGAGTGAAATTCCTGTCATGGGGTAAGATATCATATTGCTCCCCATTTGGCTAAACTCCATTTCAATTGAAAACTAGGTTGGCAGTTACATGCCGTCAAATATGAGTATATGACAAATTCACATATAATTCTTATGTGTACTAACTACTACTTCGCTATTTTAAATTAAGAGTATCATTTCGTTCCTGCTTTATTGATTTGGACTACCTTTTTCTGCTGTCTCGTGGTTAAATAATGATGGAAGAGTTATGATGCCGCAGTCGGGGACATGACAATACTAGAGGAAAGACTGCAGTATGTGGATTTTACAGTGCCATATGCAGAATCAGGATTGTCAATGATAGTTCCATCAAAGTCTAAAGAGTCAGCATGGATGTTCACAAAGCCCTTTACCTGGGAACTGTGGATGGTTACAGGTTCCATTTTGATTTACACAATGTTAGTAGTTTGGTACCTTGAGAGAGAATCCAATCCTGAGTTTCATGGCAATTGGAAGACCCAAATCAGCACAGCTCTTTGGTTTACCTTCTCCTCTTTGTTTTTCGCTCACAGTGAGTATTAATCTCAGAATTCcttgcaatttttattttaaatagaaTTATGCAAAGCATGAGAACAGTTAAAGAAAATATCCTGAACGGAAAATGTGAATTAAACTCAAGTAATGGCGATTTTCGTCATGCAGGGGAAAAAATGCATAGCAACTTAACTCGCATGGTGATGGTCTCATGGCtcttgctagttctgatccttACCTCATGCTACACTGCCAGTCTTTCTTCAATGCTCACAGTTAAAAAACTGCAACCAAATGTCACAGATATTGAGTGgttgaagaggaacaacatGAAAATTGGTTGTGATGGCGACTCATTTGTTAGGTCGTTCCTAGAGAAAGTAGAAGGGTTCCATCCTGAGAACATAATCCATGTTACTGATGAATACAAGTATGATGATGCTTTTCAAAATAACACCATAGCAGCTGCCTTTCTTGAACTCCCATATGAAAAGGTATTCATTACTGAATACTGCGATAGATACACGGGTTCCACCCCCAGAACCAGATTTGGAGGACTGGGCTTTGTAAGTGATAATACTATTTCAGATTTTATGGATGTTTAGTATTATACTCTTTCAGTTATGACAGTTTTCAAATAACTTACCACAGATGTTCCAGAAAGGTTCACCAGTGACTAGAGACGTGTCAAAAGCTATATTACATCTGTCAGAAAGGGCAGAGCTGAAGAAGTTGGAAGAGAAGTGGTTGACTACCTCCAGCAAGTGCTCCTCCGACACCAACGATACGGAAAGTTTGAAGCTGAGAAGTTTATGGATTCTATATGTCATCTCTGGTGCTACTTCCACCATTTGTCTGCTACTATCAATCATCCACACTCTAGTAAAATCCTGTCAGCAATGCCAACGCGTGGCAGCAGAAGGTAATGACACCCCAAGTCATCATAATGCGTGGGAAAAGATGATTACACATGTAAATCACACTTTTAACAAAAAGATCAATAATTCAAGAGAGACACAGACACAGGTTGTAAGTGATTTTTCTTCCAGACGGGGTCACCAGAGCATGAACGATTCTCATGAGCATCATCTGGAATTGGCTTCTCTAGTACCTCAAAATTCAATGCTCCCTTCTCCATCACCAGAGCTACACATAACAACACACACAGACATAGGAATCACCAACACTTCAAAGTAGTTGCTGTATTAGACACTTCACGGACTCTTGATTACcgcatttcttttatttttaaacttatgTTGTTAGCAATATGCAGAAAAGTTTCTTTGAATTGGCAACATGTCAATCAACCTTTTGTAAATTTTATAGACTTTTCACGAATAACAGCATGACTAGTTGATAATTGGCTCTTCAACTCTCCCAATGTGGTCAAAACAATCGCTCAAGAAGCTGCATTCACAACTGTTCTATCTTAAACTACCAAAAATGTAGCCATACTTACGAACGTCATCAATATATGAAACATACATATGAACGTTGCCAGAAAATTATGTTTATACAGGGACCAAAAGTTTGCGTAACTACAACATATAATTTTGAGATTAATAGTAAAGATAAATTGTATAGATTACTTACAAGGCCTTCAAAACAATTAGCACTCTCCTCTCTTTTCGGACTCTACTCCTTTTCTCGGTTTTTTGGACTCACACTGCTATTTTGGACTTTCGGTCACAAGGTCTGATCTGAGCTTGGACTGGTTCTTGATTGCGGGATATAGACTATTACTTGTCTTGTTTGATTAGATTCAACTCTCGGATGGATgtgtttttttaaagatatgTATGTTCCTTATCACTCTACTTACCTCTTAAGCAGATCACCTATttataaaacttatttattgaatttttaacttaattaagtttttactttttaaaccCTACCATTAATACATTATAAATGTTTTGGACTTTATTTATTGAATcttgatataatattttttttcatttcattatttatttattttaacttggCTTTTCATCATCTACGATCTCTCGACCTCGTTTCGATTTTTCGGCATTGGTCTTTTCTCATTTTCAAATACTACTAAGAATTAAGaacaataattaattagatacttGCTTGTTCTAATATTActcttaattttattaattttaaccatcttaaaaaaatgtattggaattgtatttttttaaacaataactGAAATTGTTCTATTCGCCCCCCCACTTTTCATAAAGTAAAGCTATTTCAGTTTATTTgtaaaattatcttattttaatttcaatgaATACTTCTAAAATCAAAGATGATGGgaatattaagtttaattattcATATACTCACAAAATAATTCATATAGCAATATGTTTTACTCTGACTCTTTATGTTatggaatttttttaataatatttaaattaactatatcaatatattttaatttttaatttaattattcgcaattttttattattttgaaaatggtACGATGAGATATGAGATTGAAAGAAAATAcataatatttatgattttttatatgattaaaaATGGTAACAATtgaatactaaaaaaattgaacCCAACGAATGAACGTAGAAGATAGATACTAAAGATGGAACTGCAATTGGTGTGGCCTTTTAGGTGTAGGGTTCCACGTGTGGGAGCAGGAAGCGCAAGCAGAGGAATAAGAATTGGGAGCGCCAGAGTGAGAAGAAAAGCAGTGACGGCAATGCGAGCGGTGGTTCAGCGCGTGGCCTCTGCCTCCGTCGAGGTCGAAGGCAGCATCGTCTCCGAGATTGGCCCCGGCCTTCTCGTCCTCGTAGGAATCCACGACACCGATTCCGATGCAGACGCCGATTACATGTCATCTTCATTTCTTCGCCCCCTTTCTATCCAATTTCTAATTTCCGTTACTCAAATTAGTTTACTCTTTTAACAGATGCCGAAAGGTCTTGAATATGAGGCTGTTCCCAAATGAAAATTCGGGTAAAGCGTGGGACCACAGTGTAATGCAGAAAAATTATCAAGTTTTGTTGGGTGAGTGAGTGATCAGTGCTAGCATTTTCAATCTCAGTTATAGAATGTAAAGATTTCCACATTTTTTTGctgattaataatttatttattgaatttaattttttaacagtGAGTCAGTTTACGTTGTATGGATTCTTGAAGGGTAACAAACCGGATTTTCACGTTGCGATGGCGCCTCAGAGAGCCAAACCATTCTATGCCTCTTTGGTTGACAGGTTTAGAACCGCCTATAATTCTGATGCAATCAAGGGTATGATATCTATATGTTTCATGcaactttctcttctctttctgTAATAAATATGATAGTTTATCGAATTTAATTTCTGTCATTTTAAACAATTTAGTTGAttgattaattaaataaataaattgttaaaatgacttttacttttaatttgaaCAGGGGAAAGAAACACAAAAATAGATAggtattaaaaaaagaaagaaatttatatgaaataaagtaaaaatgttCTTTTTTGTAGAAAGAAAATAGGAAAAGATTTGAGTGAAAATATAATTGGGAAGTTGTTTGGTTggaaaaataaagagagaaaaaaatagatatttatttaagattactCTAATGCTCTtttgtagtttttttaaaataattggtATGTATAATTGATTATGGTAATTCTTAAAGGATTATACAAACAACATATACATAACATACACGGTTTGTAAATACACGGTTTGTAAATACACGTCACATCATCAATTTTCCCTTCATATAAAGATATGTTTGTGTCATCCTTTCgtattgacttttttttaaatagcaTCCTCACGTATtaactgtttttttaaaataaattttatataataatatctatAATGCAAGAGTTTTATAAGGGTTTTATTCTAGTTTAAATAGATCTTATTATGTAACATTACTTTTAAGCAATTCACATTgtatttttatgaattttatttcaattggAAGTGCTTATAAAAATCTACATCTAAGGGCCCTTAAGGAAATGAATCATGAACGTCAATAAACAGTATAACTTTTTCTTCCTTCAACTAATATTGGCGACGAAATTCTACGCTAtttgttcaattttttatgGATTTAATGTGCATTTTCCTTCCTTTTTGTCATTCTAAACATACATGCTGTAagaaatccaaaaaaaatatcttcTCGCTGCTCACTCTGTTTCATTCGTTGTTTTGTTTCATCTTTCAGTGATAAATTGAAATAGCTTTGCATTTTTTCCCcattcaattaaatatacagGTTAAAACTGTTAAGTATTTGATGTAGGTAGAACTTAATATATCTTGATGTAGAATGTACATAGTACATATAGTGAGTTGGATTGAAATGTTGGACACGTTTCCTCTGCAAAGATTCAGGATATTTATGAACTtgctataaattattttaacttttctcTCTTCCTGGTAAAGCAGAGGGACTAACATTAACAGGTTGTGTCTTGGTCAACAAAGACGAAttactgtaaaaaaaaaatcgtgCACTCTTTTTAAATGAAGTTATTGTTTATTCAGAAATTTGTTTGACATGCAATGTCCAATGCCTTCATTCATTCTTATCATCATTGTAACTGCCAAGTCTTTTTGCTGATGgctaattaaattataataaaaaataattttgttaatactAAGATCCTGGTGGCTGTTCAATTTGTTTCCCTTGGCCTAATAATTAGTTTCTTTATGTGACTAGTCAATACTGAAATCCTAGGAGTTTTAGCATTGTATTTGTTGCTttgtatttattcatttaagATCTGCTGGAACCCTATCTTAATCTTCTTTCAATTTCAAATGCAGATGGTGTATTTGGAGCAATGATGAAGGTAAACATATGCCACTCAATCCCCGTGCAGGTCTCTTTGTTGCGTGACAATTTCTAATGATGCCTATGTTAACAATCCTGTCACTTGTGATGGAGAGCAGGTGAATTTGGTTAACGATGGACCAGTTACCATGCAGCTTGATTCACAAACACCCAAGTAAGTTGATGATGTTACTTTAATTTTGAACGTGAGATGTTTGTCATTTTTGTTATAAGAATTTCATTAACAATTAATATAATCCAGGAATACCGCTAATGCAACAGAGTCTTAATCAGTGGCTGATCTGGCTTTACGAAATTGAGCTTGAATTAATGACCAAAATGTAAGGCATTATAGTGTTGTTCATTCTAGTTGATGTTTTTTCTCTCCCAATGTAGTGATGGTCCCATTTTGTAACACTATTCAGTTTAAAGAATGAAAGCCTTAGAGTTAGGTTGTTTCTGTTCGTCCTGCCTTTGAGAATCATTTTTGGACAAAACAAACTTATACCAGATGAGATGAGTACTAATCTGGGTATGCCAAGGGTCTATTTGGATACTAACTAGAAgtgttttttgtattaaaagtAAAGTTTTTTCAAtagaataattataaaaaaatatttctaagtaTCCAAATAAACTCATGATTTAACTACTTTCATCAAAACTATTGTCAAAGATCCCCtcacttcttaatatttattgtaGATCAGAACTGGAAATAAGATTTGACGTCCTTCTACTCTCCATGGATGAATTTATTGCATGAGCAGTGTGATATCTTCATTTTAAATCTTCATATAAAtgtttttactattttaaagaaaataccaaataaaataaatatttcaataatttaatattacg
Proteins encoded in this region:
- the LOC137832528 gene encoding uncharacterized protein, whose translation is MELQLVWPFRCRVPRVGAGSASRGIRIGSARVRRKAVTAMRAVVQRVASASVEVEGSIVSEIGPGLLVLVGIHDTDSDADADYICRKVLNMRLFPNENSGKAWDHSVMQKNYQVLLVSQFTLYGFLKGNKPDFHVAMAPQRAKPFYASLVDRFRTAYNSDAIKDGVFGAMMKVNLVNDGPVTMQLDSQTPKNTANATES
- the LOC137832527 gene encoding glutamate receptor 2.7-like, which gives rise to MHFLSTNPQAQTMTLLIFYFLMSLVLINGYQDEATNVHNKVISVGAIIDVNSRIGKEQQVAMDIAARSYNSTSKTYKLALYFRNSTKDPIRAITLAEEMINKQKVQVIIGMHRWSEAALVAETGSQAQVPIIAFAEPTITPPLMTKRWPFLVRMTRSGLSYIKCIADIVKAFGWQRVVAIYEDDAYGGDYGMLALLSEALQNVSSLIDYHLVLPPISSLHDPGGFIREELLKLVQTQSRVFIVLQSSLEMAIHLFKEASKMGLVDKESAWILPESITNLLDSVNKSAISYMDGALGIKTYYSEISSEYQDFEAQFRRTFWSKNVEEDNRYPGFYALQAYDSIKIVTQAVDIMTSRNTTNPKKLLREILSTSFLGLSGHIQFEDGALQKTSILRIVNVAGKSYKELCFWSEQYGFTTNIPTEKGGYSGAGNTECFSGVRWPGNVKHYPKGWNMPTAQNPMKIAVRSRTSFSKFVKVDYDHNGNPANYSGFCIDIFQSVQGLLGYDLPYKYYPIDGTYNDLVQLVYNKSYDAAVGDMTILEERLQYVDFTVPYAESGLSMIVPSKSKESAWMFTKPFTWELWMVTGSILIYTMLVVWYLERESNPEFHGNWKTQISTALWFTFSSLFFAHREKMHSNLTRMVMVSWLLLVLILTSCYTASLSSMLTVKKLQPNVTDIEWLKRNNMKIGCDGDSFVRSFLEKVEGFHPENIIHVTDEYKYDDAFQNNTIAAAFLELPYEKVFITEYCDRYTGSTPRTRFGGLGFMFQKGSPVTRDVSKAILHLSERAELKKLEEKWLTTSSKCSSDTNDTESLKLRSLWILYVISGATSTICLLLSIIHTLVKSCQQCQRVAAEGNDTPSHHNAWEKMITHVNHTFNKKINNSRETQTQVVSDFSSRRGHQSMNDSHEHHLELASLVPQNSMLPSPSPELHITTHTDIGITNTSK